A part of Clarias gariepinus isolate MV-2021 ecotype Netherlands chromosome 14, CGAR_prim_01v2, whole genome shotgun sequence genomic DNA contains:
- the LOC128541318 gene encoding alpha-N-acetylgalactosaminide alpha-2,6-sialyltransferase 2-like, which translates to MMCFLHQKKLLLSVLFFFIVVGSYMMHLRLKNSLLPKDKVIALIPSSTVTERVPRTTRFQEEVTKPKKPTKPAKPITKPAKPTEPDFFGDRYTMDDYLPQTSCPNSIRKRMLQTDFGKKFLANVSILQWAKHFSDKEYERLRSHYGAHGWGSVSIEVLKKSLFILNTSANHLMFDDWEMRQNGSQCIRCAVVGNGGILNGSGKGREIDQNHYVFRTNGAIFKGFEDDVGARTSFYTFSTNTLRNSIRTYKSLGFDGPPKSKETKYIFLPDHDRDYILMKSAVMHTTVDSGPEQGVEPKQYFGDDVTAEKFKMYHPDFIRYLRNRFLHSQTLNTKYKNIYRPSTGAVMLLAAVHACDEVNAYGFITPDYKKYSDHYYDKSYQKLHFYANHDMDMELKLWQHLHKLKLINLYMRK; encoded by the exons ATGATGTGTTTCCTGCATCAGAAAAAGTTGCTTCTctctgtcctgttttttttcatcGTAGTTGGATCCTACATGATGCATTTACGCCTGAAGAATTCTCTGCTGCCAAAGGACAAAGTGATTGCCCTCATTCCCTCCAG CACGGTGACAGAAAGAGTTCCTCGTACAACTCGATTTCAAGAGGAGGTCACTAAaccaaaaaaacccacaaaaccagccaagcCCATAACAAAACCAGCCAAGCCCACAGAGCCAGACTTCTTTGGAGACCGTTATACCATGGATGATTATTTACCACAAACT AGCTGCCCAAACAGTATTCGGAAGAGAATGTTGCAGACTGATTTTGGTAAGAAGTTTTTGGCCAATGTGTCAATATTGCAGTGGGCCAAGCATTTCTCTGACAAAGAATATGAGCGGTTGCGCAGCCATTATGGTGCTCATGGATGGGGTAGCGTCAGTATTGAAG TTCTTAAGAAATCACTGTTCATCTTAAACACCTCCGCTAACCATCTTATGTTTGACGACTGGGAGATGAGGCAAAACGGATCCCAGTGTATCCGGTGTGCTGTGGTCGGAAATGGGGGCATCCTGAACGGGTCAGGGAAAGGGCGGGAGATTGACCAGAACCATTACGTCTTCag GACAAATGGTGCCATTTTTAAAGGCTTTGAAGATGATGTTGGTGCACGTACCTCTTTCTATACCTTCTCTACTAACACCTTACGCAACTCTATAAGAACCTATAAAAGCTTAGGGTTTGATGGCCCCCCCAAGAGCAAG GAGACCAAGTATATTTTCCTTCCTGATCATGACCGGGACTATATTCTCATGAAATCTGCAGTCATGCACACAACAGTTGATTCAGGACCAGAGCAGGGTGTTGA gccaaaacagtattttggaGATGACGTGACTGCAGAGAAGTTTAAAATGTACCACCCTGATTTCATCCGGTACCTTAGAAACAG GTTTTTGCATTCACAAACTCTCAACACcaaatataaaaacatctaCAGGCCGTCAACAGGAGCAGTGATGCTGCTGGCTGCTGTTCATGCATGTGATGAG GTAAACGCCTATGGATTTATCACGCCGGACTACAAAAAATATTCAGATCATTACTATGACAAAAGTTACCAAAAACTACATTTCTACGCCAACCACGACATGGACATGGAGTTGAAGCTGTGGCAGCACCTGCACAAATTAAAACTGATAAATCTCTATATGCGAAAGTGA